The following coding sequences are from one Phenylobacterium glaciei window:
- a CDS encoding pirin family protein has protein sequence MIERRSFDSLGGANHGWLDAKHHFSFAEYHDPKRMGWGPLRVWNDDKIAPNSGFPPHPHANMEIITYVRTGAITHKDSLGNEGRTEAGDVQVMSAGSGIRHAEFNLENEPTTLFQIWIQPNRTGGAPSWGAKPFPKGDRAGRFVTLASGVEGDTDVLPIRTNGRVVAATLKAGETAEYELGADRFGYLVPATGSVEVNGVTLNARDGAAIRDEATVRVTALEDSELVLVDAA, from the coding sequence ATGATCGAACGCAGATCCTTTGACTCGCTTGGCGGCGCCAACCACGGCTGGCTCGACGCCAAGCACCACTTCTCCTTCGCGGAGTACCACGACCCCAAGCGCATGGGCTGGGGCCCGCTTCGGGTCTGGAACGACGACAAGATCGCGCCGAATTCCGGCTTCCCGCCGCACCCCCACGCGAACATGGAGATCATCACCTATGTGCGCACCGGCGCCATCACCCACAAGGACAGCCTGGGCAACGAAGGCCGCACCGAGGCTGGGGACGTTCAGGTGATGAGCGCGGGCTCTGGCATCCGTCACGCTGAGTTCAACCTGGAAAACGAACCCACCACCCTGTTCCAGATCTGGATCCAGCCCAACAGGACCGGCGGGGCCCCCAGCTGGGGCGCCAAGCCCTTCCCCAAGGGTGACCGCGCCGGCCGGTTCGTCACCCTGGCCAGCGGCGTCGAAGGCGACACCGATGTCCTGCCGATCCGCACCAACGGCCGCGTCGTGGCCGCCACGCTGAAAGCCGGCGAGACCGCCGAGTACGAACTGGGCGCCGACCGCTTCGGCTACCTGGTGCCCGCCACCGGCTCTGTGGAGGTCAATGGCGTGACCCTGAACGCCCGTGACGGCGCCGCCATCCGCGACGAGGCCACGGTCCGGGTCACAGCCCTGGAAGACAGCGAACTCGTCCTCGTCGACGCCGCCTAA
- the wrbA gene encoding NAD(P)H:quinone oxidoreductase gives MTKVLVLYHSAYGHIETMAKAVAEGAREAGATVDIKRVPETVPEEIAKGAHFKLDQDAPIAKIEDLADYDAIIVGAGTRFGRMPSQMASFLDQAGGLWAKGALHGKVGGAFTSTATQHGGQETTLFSIITNLLHFGMVIVGLDYGHAGQMTLDEITGGSPYGASTIAGGDGSRQPSENELTGARYQGRKIAQTAAKLAA, from the coding sequence ATGACCAAGGTCCTCGTCCTCTACCACTCCGCCTACGGGCACATCGAAACCATGGCCAAGGCCGTGGCCGAAGGCGCCCGCGAGGCCGGCGCCACGGTGGACATCAAGCGCGTCCCCGAGACCGTCCCCGAAGAGATCGCCAAGGGCGCCCACTTCAAGCTCGACCAGGACGCCCCCATCGCCAAGATCGAAGACCTGGCCGACTACGACGCCATCATCGTCGGCGCCGGCACCCGTTTCGGCCGCATGCCCTCGCAGATGGCCAGCTTCCTGGACCAGGCCGGCGGCCTCTGGGCCAAGGGCGCCCTGCACGGCAAGGTCGGCGGCGCCTTCACCTCGACGGCCACCCAGCACGGCGGCCAGGAGACCACCCTGTTCTCGATCATCACCAACCTGCTGCACTTCGGCATGGTGATCGTCGGTCTGGACTACGGCCACGCCGGCCAGATGACCCTCGATGAGATCACCGGCGGCAGCCCCTATGGCGCCTCGACCATCGCCGGCGGCGACGGCTCGCGTCAGCCCAGCGAGAACGAACTCACCGGCGCCCGCTATCAGGGCCGCAAGATCGCGCAGACCGCCGCCAAGCTGGCTGCGTAA
- a CDS encoding ArsR/SmtB family transcription factor has protein sequence MVNYEPRDLDRLFTALGDPTRRAILARLEQEDSLSISALAEPFAIKLPAVMKHLDVLGDAGLITRTKSGRTVAVRLVPEPLRAATDWLARYQRFWSPKLDRLAAHAEAKEREARAAEGQGE, from the coding sequence ATGGTGAACTATGAACCCCGCGACCTGGACCGGCTTTTCACCGCCCTGGGCGATCCCACCCGCCGGGCTATCCTGGCGCGCCTGGAGCAGGAGGACAGCCTGTCCATCAGCGCGCTCGCCGAGCCCTTCGCCATCAAGCTGCCGGCGGTGATGAAGCACCTCGATGTGCTGGGCGACGCCGGCCTGATCACCCGCACCAAGTCCGGCCGTACCGTCGCCGTCCGCCTCGTCCCCGAACCCCTGCGCGCCGCCACCGACTGGTTGGCCCGCTACCAGCGGTTCTGGTCGCCCAAACTCGACCGGCTGGCGGCTCACGCCGAGGCCAAGGAGCGCGAGGCGCGAGCCGCCGAGGGGCAAGGTGAATGA
- a CDS encoding NAD(P)H-dependent flavin oxidoreductase has translation MTLHTPLCDLLGVKHPIMLAGMGGVSYAELVAAVSNAGGYGVLGMAGRTPEFIRDEMRKVKSLTDKPFGVDLLAASPESLTASVEIIIDEGASSFVAGLGVPMPIMEKLKKAGLKVMVVCGAVKHAVKAEQAGCDAVICQGGEGGGHTGLVGTMPLVAQAVEAVKIPVVAAGGLYDGRGLAAALTLGAVGVWMGTRFIASDEAHAGELYRQTIVEAADEDTVRTRSYSGKPMRVRKNPYVEDWETRPQDIQPFPQQAMLSSRAGVMGGIGGQIEGLDADKSCFAMGQSAGGIHAVLPAAQIVANLVSEAEAALARASKLVKVTA, from the coding sequence ATGACGCTGCACACCCCGCTTTGCGACCTCTTGGGAGTCAAGCACCCGATCATGCTGGCCGGCATGGGAGGTGTCTCCTATGCCGAGCTGGTGGCGGCGGTCTCCAACGCCGGGGGCTATGGCGTGCTGGGCATGGCCGGCCGCACGCCGGAGTTCATCCGCGACGAGATGCGCAAGGTCAAAAGCCTCACCGACAAACCCTTCGGCGTCGACCTGCTGGCCGCGTCCCCGGAGAGCCTGACGGCCTCGGTGGAGATCATCATCGATGAGGGCGCCTCCAGCTTCGTGGCCGGCCTGGGCGTGCCTATGCCGATCATGGAGAAGCTGAAGAAGGCCGGCCTCAAGGTCATGGTGGTGTGCGGGGCGGTGAAGCACGCGGTGAAGGCCGAGCAGGCCGGCTGCGACGCGGTGATCTGCCAGGGCGGCGAGGGCGGCGGCCATACCGGCCTCGTCGGCACCATGCCCCTGGTGGCCCAGGCCGTGGAGGCCGTGAAGATCCCGGTGGTGGCGGCCGGCGGCCTCTATGACGGGCGCGGCCTGGCCGCGGCCCTGACCCTCGGCGCCGTCGGCGTCTGGATGGGCACCCGCTTCATCGCCAGCGACGAGGCCCATGCCGGCGAACTCTACCGCCAGACCATCGTCGAGGCCGCCGACGAGGACACCGTTCGCACCCGCTCCTATTCCGGCAAGCCGATGCGGGTGCGCAAGAACCCCTATGTCGAGGACTGGGAAACCCGTCCCCAGGACATCCAGCCCTTCCCCCAGCAGGCCATGCTTTCGAGCCGCGCCGGCGTCATGGGCGGCATCGGCGGCCAGATCGAAGGTCTCGACGCCGACAAGTCCTGCTTCGCCATGGGCCAGTCGGCGGGCGGCATCCACGCGGTGCTGCCGGCGGCCCAGATCGTGGCGAACTTGGTGAGCGAAGCCGAGGCCGCGCTCGCCCGGGCGAGCAAGCTGGTGAAGGTGACGGCCTAG
- a CDS encoding SDR family NAD(P)-dependent oxidoreductase produces MAYKPFDLTGKVALVTGGNGGIGFGMVEALAQSGADVVIWGSNPKKNADAEDKLKSFGVRVLTQVVDVADEHAVKAGMAEAIAKMGRIDTVIANAGIGGGAPSFSDFSTEMYRKVLSVNLDGVFFTFREACKHMVERAGSGDKAGGSLVVISSLSALDGAPKNEAYAATKGAVISMIRAIAVEHARYGVRANAILPGWIATDMTAGAQGNDKFNDAVIKRVPVRRWGQPADFGGMAVYLASDASSFHTGDSFLIDGGYGVF; encoded by the coding sequence ATGGCCTACAAACCCTTCGACCTGACCGGCAAGGTGGCCCTTGTCACCGGCGGCAATGGCGGCATCGGCTTTGGCATGGTCGAGGCGCTCGCCCAGTCCGGCGCTGACGTGGTGATCTGGGGGTCGAACCCCAAGAAGAACGCCGACGCGGAAGACAAGTTGAAGAGCTTCGGCGTGCGAGTCCTGACTCAGGTGGTGGACGTCGCCGACGAGCACGCGGTGAAGGCCGGGATGGCCGAAGCGATCGCCAAGATGGGCCGCATCGACACCGTGATCGCCAACGCCGGGATCGGGGGCGGGGCGCCGTCCTTCTCGGACTTTTCCACTGAGATGTATCGCAAGGTGCTTTCGGTGAACCTGGACGGGGTGTTCTTCACCTTCCGCGAGGCCTGCAAGCACATGGTCGAGCGGGCGGGTTCCGGCGACAAGGCGGGCGGTTCGCTGGTGGTGATCTCGTCGCTCTCGGCCCTCGACGGCGCGCCGAAGAACGAGGCCTATGCCGCCACCAAGGGCGCGGTGATCTCGATGATCCGCGCCATCGCCGTGGAACACGCCCGCTATGGCGTCCGGGCCAACGCCATCCTGCCCGGCTGGATCGCCACCGATATGACGGCGGGCGCCCAGGGCAACGACAAGTTCAACGACGCCGTGATCAAGCGGGTGCCCGTGCGCCGCTGGGGCCAGCCGGCCGACTTCGGCGGCATGGCGGTCTATCTGGCGTCGGACGCCTCGTCCTTCCACACCGGCGACAGCTTCCTGATCGACGGCGGATACGGCGTCTTCTGA
- a CDS encoding glutathione S-transferase family protein, translating into MLTLYDHPLSPYAQKVKIALREKGQPFQAVSPGGLGAGGAQGDFLAANPRAEVPALVDGETAIFDSTIILEYIEDRWPNPALLPASPAERARVRMLEEVMDTHFEAINWGLSEIYWFRRAEGDLAQTLIAKAAEQTAGFFAWLESQLADRPWFNGESFGWGDLAVVPYLNGSVGHGNPPAAGSRLSDWLTRANARPSVAETTKEAGAAAAASAMPNVAELVKQGLFKREYRDHRLEWMIKSGGAQVVMDGLARDTIRFSPTFG; encoded by the coding sequence ATGCTGACGCTTTATGACCACCCGCTCTCGCCCTATGCCCAGAAGGTCAAGATCGCCCTGCGCGAGAAGGGTCAGCCCTTCCAGGCGGTGTCGCCGGGCGGTCTAGGCGCCGGCGGCGCGCAAGGCGATTTCCTGGCCGCCAATCCGCGCGCCGAGGTCCCGGCCCTGGTGGACGGCGAAACGGCCATCTTCGATTCCACCATCATCCTGGAATATATCGAGGACCGCTGGCCCAACCCGGCCCTGCTGCCCGCCAGCCCCGCCGAGCGCGCGCGGGTCCGGATGCTGGAGGAGGTGATGGACACCCACTTCGAGGCCATCAACTGGGGCCTGTCGGAGATCTACTGGTTCCGCCGCGCCGAGGGTGACCTGGCCCAGACCCTGATCGCCAAGGCCGCCGAACAGACGGCCGGTTTCTTCGCCTGGCTGGAAAGCCAGCTCGCCGACCGGCCCTGGTTCAACGGCGAGAGCTTCGGCTGGGGCGATCTGGCCGTGGTCCCCTATCTCAACGGCTCAGTGGGCCACGGCAATCCGCCGGCCGCCGGCAGCAGGCTCTCCGACTGGCTCACCCGCGCCAACGCCCGCCCCTCGGTCGCCGAAACGACCAAGGAAGCCGGCGCGGCGGCCGCCGCCTCGGCCATGCCCAATGTCGCCGAGCTGGTGAAACAGGGCCTATTCAAGCGCGAGTACCGCGACCACCGCCTGGAATGGATGATCAAGAGCGGCGGCGCCCAGGTGGTCATGGACGGCCTGGCCCGCGACACTATCCGCTTCAGCCCGACCTTCGGCTGA
- a CDS encoding peroxiredoxin family protein → MKLAPLFAALLLAWPAAAAAFDPGPAVGSRIPPIAARDMAGKPVTVRDLSDKNGVVLVFFRSAKWCPYCQKQLIELKDAKAPLAQRGYRLVALSYDPPEVLTRFSEQREIPYAFLSDTGSATIDAFKLRDPQYKPDSFAYGVPMPAIFVISPRGVVQAKLAEEGYKSRPPVAAVLAAVDGLKK, encoded by the coding sequence ATGAAACTCGCCCCTCTGTTCGCCGCCCTGCTGCTCGCCTGGCCCGCCGCCGCGGCCGCCTTTGATCCCGGTCCCGCGGTGGGCTCCCGCATCCCGCCCATCGCGGCCCGCGACATGGCGGGCAAGCCCGTGACCGTCCGGGATCTGTCGGACAAGAATGGCGTGGTGCTGGTCTTCTTCCGGTCGGCGAAGTGGTGCCCCTATTGCCAGAAGCAGCTCATCGAGCTGAAGGACGCCAAGGCGCCCCTGGCCCAGCGCGGCTACCGGCTGGTGGCCCTCAGCTACGATCCGCCCGAGGTCCTGACCCGCTTTTCTGAGCAGCGGGAAATCCCCTACGCCTTCCTCTCGGATACCGGATCGGCGACCATCGACGCCTTCAAGCTGCGTGACCCGCAGTACAAGCCCGACAGTTTCGCCTATGGCGTCCCCATGCCGGCGATCTTCGTCATCTCGCCGCGGGGCGTCGTCCAGGCCAAGCTCGCCGAGGAGGGCTACAAGTCCCGCCCGCCGGTCGCCGCGGTCCTGGCCGCCGTCGATGGGCTGAAGAAATAG
- a CDS encoding SDR family oxidoreductase, with translation MSKSDTGPVVLITGTSTGVGLHTAIAFARAGYVTIATMRDTSKKKDLLAQAKAAGVKVKVEKLDVQKKKSIAACVEKVIRKHGGIDVLVNNAGAGFLGSLEQTTDADLERTMGINFFGVWRMTKAVFPHMRERGSGRIISVTSIGGLIGQPFNDAYCAAKFAVEGMMESLAPLAKRLGVQISLIEPGPINTEFVNSVRAVSDLSAYAPPYDAIVQKYMGASTGVFAQYGQTGADIAEVILGAATVETPDFRYITSDFAKQVVGPKVVDPTGNNVVEAFASRL, from the coding sequence ATGAGCAAGAGCGACACCGGACCTGTGGTCCTGATCACCGGGACCTCCACGGGGGTGGGCTTGCACACCGCCATCGCCTTTGCGCGGGCCGGCTACGTCACCATCGCCACCATGCGCGACACTTCGAAGAAGAAGGACCTGTTGGCCCAGGCCAAGGCGGCCGGGGTGAAGGTCAAGGTCGAGAAACTCGACGTCCAGAAGAAGAAGTCCATCGCGGCCTGCGTCGAGAAGGTGATCCGCAAGCACGGCGGCATTGATGTGCTGGTGAACAACGCCGGGGCGGGTTTCCTGGGCAGCCTGGAACAGACCACCGACGCCGACCTTGAGCGGACCATGGGCATCAACTTCTTCGGCGTCTGGCGGATGACCAAGGCGGTCTTCCCGCACATGCGCGAGCGCGGCTCGGGGCGGATTATCTCGGTGACCAGCATCGGCGGCCTGATCGGCCAGCCCTTCAACGACGCCTATTGCGCAGCGAAGTTCGCGGTGGAAGGGATGATGGAATCCCTGGCGCCCCTGGCCAAGCGGCTGGGCGTGCAGATCAGCCTGATCGAGCCCGGCCCCATCAATACCGAGTTCGTCAACAGCGTCCGCGCCGTCAGCGACCTCTCGGCCTACGCCCCGCCCTATGACGCCATCGTGCAGAAATACATGGGGGCCAGCACCGGCGTCTTCGCCCAATACGGCCAGACCGGCGCCGACATCGCCGAGGTCATCCTGGGCGCCGCCACTGTCGAGACGCCCGACTTCCGCTACATCACCTCTGACTTCGCCAAGCAGGTGGTGGGGCCCAAGGTCGTGGACCCCACCGGCAACAACGTGGTGGAAGCCTTCGCCAGCCGTCTCTAG
- the yaaA gene encoding peroxide stress protein YaaA gives MLIVLSPAKAMNFAAPDKPLPMTTPEMAEDIALLSQTTRKLTVAQVKRLMSLSDNLAKLNRDRFQAFDPAMEEGLQAAFAFNGDVYMGFKARELDKKALAFAQDHVRILSGLYGLLRPLDGIQPYRLEMGTRLKTKRGPSLYAFWGDKVAKALNEQAAGHKDPTLVNCASQEYFGVVDLKALTLPVVNVRFVEEKDGEAKVISFYAKKARGLMARYAVDHRIQSASDLKAFDSEGYRFQPQASSDTEWVFTRPQPRLVSARKPG, from the coding sequence ATGCTGATTGTCCTGTCCCCCGCCAAGGCGATGAACTTCGCCGCGCCGGACAAACCCCTGCCGATGACCACCCCGGAAATGGCCGAGGATATCGCCCTCCTGTCGCAGACCACGCGAAAGCTGACCGTGGCCCAGGTGAAGCGGCTGATGAGCCTGTCGGACAATCTCGCCAAGCTGAACCGCGACCGCTTCCAGGCCTTCGACCCGGCCATGGAGGAGGGGCTGCAGGCCGCCTTCGCCTTCAACGGCGACGTCTATATGGGCTTCAAGGCCCGTGAGCTGGACAAGAAGGCCCTGGCCTTCGCCCAGGACCATGTCCGCATCCTGTCAGGGCTCTATGGCCTGCTGCGGCCGCTGGACGGCATCCAGCCCTACCGGCTTGAAATGGGCACGCGGCTGAAAACCAAGCGCGGTCCCAGCCTCTACGCCTTCTGGGGCGACAAGGTCGCCAAGGCGCTCAACGAGCAGGCTGCCGGCCATAAGGACCCGACCCTGGTGAACTGCGCCAGCCAGGAATATTTCGGCGTCGTGGACCTGAAGGCCCTGACGCTGCCGGTGGTGAACGTGCGCTTCGTCGAGGAGAAGGACGGCGAGGCCAAGGTGATCAGCTTCTACGCCAAGAAGGCCCGTGGCCTGATGGCCCGCTACGCCGTCGACCATCGCATCCAGAGCGCGTCGGACCTGAAGGCCTTCGACAGCGAGGGCTATCGTTTCCAGCCCCAGGCCTCCAGCGACACCGAATGGGTGTTCACCCGGCCCCAGCCGCGGCTAGTGAGCGCCCGCAAGCCGGGTTAG
- a CDS encoding FAD-binding oxidoreductase, with protein sequence MTISVPADVLSRLKAVLGEGGWSQDPDRLAPKLLEWRDRWKGTTPFLALPRTTADVSAIVGICHEAGVPITTQGGNTGLVGGQIPQGEILLSTERLSTIRDVDAFDDVIVAEAGVTLAAVHEAALQVRRRFPMGLASEGTATIGGIVSTNAGGTAVLRYGNTRDLVLGIEAVLPNGEIWNGLKRLRKDNTGYDLKQLFIGGEGTLGVVTAASLKLFPILASRATAVAAVESPEVAIQLLVRAKEEAGGAVEAFELMGRRGVEFVLKNIPNQRDPLHRSYPWYVLIEIASGEPGAAGAAMERLLGKALEDSLILDAAIAQSEAQAKAFWSVRENQSPGQKPEGATWKHDISVPVSQVAKFIAQATAAMEAFAPGCRITAFGHVGDGNIHYDVIRPDGGDDAAHSAKRNEGSRIVHDIAAAMGGSISAEHGLGSMKTEEARRYKSPVEVAALSAIRQSLDPKRIMNPRVFF encoded by the coding sequence ATGACCATCTCCGTTCCCGCCGATGTCCTGTCCCGCCTGAAGGCCGTGCTTGGCGAGGGCGGGTGGAGCCAGGACCCTGACCGCCTGGCGCCCAAGCTGCTGGAATGGCGCGACCGCTGGAAAGGGACCACGCCCTTCCTGGCCCTGCCCAGGACCACGGCGGACGTCTCGGCCATCGTCGGCATTTGCCATGAGGCCGGTGTGCCGATCACGACGCAGGGCGGCAACACCGGCCTCGTCGGCGGCCAGATTCCGCAGGGGGAAATCCTGCTCTCCACCGAGCGGCTATCGACCATCCGCGACGTGGACGCCTTCGACGACGTGATCGTGGCCGAGGCCGGCGTGACGCTCGCCGCCGTCCACGAGGCGGCGCTGCAGGTGCGGCGGCGCTTCCCCATGGGCCTGGCCTCGGAGGGCACGGCCACCATCGGCGGCATCGTGTCGACCAACGCCGGGGGCACCGCGGTGCTGCGCTATGGCAACACCCGCGACCTGGTGCTGGGGATCGAGGCGGTGCTGCCCAATGGCGAGATCTGGAACGGTCTGAAACGCCTTCGCAAGGACAACACCGGTTACGACTTGAAGCAGTTGTTCATTGGCGGAGAGGGGACCTTGGGCGTCGTCACCGCAGCGAGCCTCAAGCTGTTCCCGATCCTCGCAAGCCGCGCCACGGCGGTGGCGGCGGTGGAGTCGCCGGAGGTGGCGATCCAGCTGCTGGTCCGTGCCAAGGAGGAGGCCGGTGGGGCGGTCGAGGCCTTCGAGCTGATGGGCCGGCGGGGTGTCGAGTTCGTCCTGAAGAACATCCCAAACCAGCGCGACCCGCTGCACCGGTCCTATCCCTGGTACGTGTTGATCGAGATCGCCTCGGGCGAGCCCGGCGCGGCCGGGGCGGCCATGGAGCGGTTGCTGGGCAAGGCGCTGGAGGACAGCCTGATCCTGGACGCGGCCATCGCCCAGAGCGAGGCCCAGGCCAAGGCCTTCTGGTCGGTTCGGGAGAACCAGTCCCCGGGCCAGAAGCCCGAGGGGGCCACCTGGAAGCACGACATCTCCGTCCCCGTCAGTCAGGTGGCCAAGTTCATCGCCCAGGCGACCGCGGCCATGGAGGCCTTCGCGCCGGGCTGCCGGATCACCGCCTTCGGTCACGTCGGCGACGGCAATATCCACTACGATGTCATCCGCCCGGACGGCGGCGACGACGCGGCCCACTCGGCCAAGCGCAACGAGGGCTCGCGCATCGTGCACGATATCGCCGCGGCCATGGGCGGCTCGATCTCCGCCGAGCACGGCCTGGGCTCGATGAAGACCGAGGAGGCCCGGCGTTACAAAAGCCCGGTGGAGGTTGCGGCGCTGTCTGCGATCCGGCAAAGCCTGGACCCCAAGCGGATCATGAATCCCCGCGTCTTCTTCTGA
- a CDS encoding type II toxin-antitoxin system VapB family antitoxin, producing MAILIKNVDVEKRARELAALTGESLTGAIDEALKLRLALENAKVKPRPTMAEIMAATERFRKAVGLDKRKVNATKQTFDDLWAESEDLDNRP from the coding sequence ATGGCCATCCTGATCAAGAATGTCGATGTTGAGAAGCGGGCGCGGGAGCTCGCGGCCCTCACTGGCGAGAGCCTGACCGGCGCGATCGACGAGGCGCTAAAGCTGCGGCTGGCCCTGGAAAACGCCAAGGTGAAACCGCGCCCGACGATGGCCGAGATCATGGCCGCAACGGAGCGCTTCAGAAAGGCGGTGGGCCTGGACAAGCGCAAGGTGAACGCCACGAAACAAACCTTCGATGATCTGTGGGCGGAGTCCGAGGATCTGGATAACCGCCCATGA
- a CDS encoding type II toxin-antitoxin system VapC family toxin produces MMVVDASALVALSDGEDDAAAFAEALQNSAAALISSVNAFEAGLVLIGRGRLSDEKDLNRWLSEIGVTVYAGGADHTEALRAYLAFGRGYHPARLNLGDSFAYALAKKLDAPLLYKGDDFARTDIRSALQPT; encoded by the coding sequence ATGATGGTCGTGGACGCTTCGGCGCTCGTGGCTCTCAGTGATGGCGAGGACGACGCTGCGGCGTTTGCAGAAGCGTTGCAAAACAGCGCCGCGGCGCTGATTTCGAGCGTGAACGCCTTTGAAGCAGGCCTCGTTCTGATCGGACGAGGCCGATTGTCTGACGAGAAGGACTTGAACCGCTGGCTCTCTGAGATCGGCGTCACGGTCTATGCAGGGGGCGCCGATCATACGGAAGCCCTCAGAGCCTACCTTGCCTTCGGTCGTGGCTATCACCCGGCCCGCCTCAATCTCGGCGACAGCTTCGCCTATGCCTTGGCCAAGAAGCTCGACGCGCCGCTGCTCTACAAGGGCGACGACTTCGCCCGCACCGACATCCGCTCGGCGCTTCAGCCGACGTAG
- a CDS encoding L-threonylcarbamoyladenylate synthase, which yields MRVGALVILPTETVYGLGADAANPAAVAAIYEAKGRPRFNPLISHVADLATAERLAVFDDRARALAAAFWPGPLTLVLPIKPDTVVCDLARAGLETIAIRVPAHPLARELLARFGGPVVAPSANRSGRPSPTTYADAMEETGEKAAASLDGGPCAVGLESTVVALLDQPRLLRPGSVTRAQIEAVIGPLAEAEDDAKRSPGRLARHYSPEAPVRLNVQAPEAGEAYLAFGPTSVTGNVVNLSATGDLREAAANLFAYLRAADRTAPTAIAVAPIPAEGLGEAINDRLIRAAGYVG from the coding sequence CTGCGCGTCGGGGCGCTGGTGATCCTGCCCACCGAGACAGTCTATGGCCTGGGCGCCGACGCGGCCAATCCCGCCGCCGTGGCCGCCATCTACGAAGCCAAGGGCCGCCCGCGGTTCAATCCGCTGATCAGCCATGTGGCTGACCTCGCCACCGCCGAACGGCTGGCGGTGTTCGACGACCGGGCGCGAGCGTTGGCCGCGGCCTTCTGGCCGGGCCCCCTGACCCTGGTCCTGCCGATCAAGCCCGACACCGTGGTCTGCGATCTGGCCCGCGCCGGGCTGGAGACCATCGCCATCCGCGTCCCCGCCCACCCGCTGGCCCGCGAGCTGCTGGCCCGTTTCGGCGGTCCGGTGGTGGCGCCTTCGGCCAACCGCTCGGGGCGGCCCAGCCCGACGACCTATGCCGACGCCATGGAGGAGACTGGCGAGAAGGCCGCCGCCAGCCTCGATGGCGGGCCCTGCGCCGTGGGCCTGGAATCCACCGTCGTCGCCCTGCTGGACCAACCGCGCCTGCTCCGGCCGGGATCAGTGACGCGCGCGCAGATCGAGGCGGTGATCGGACCCCTCGCTGAAGCCGAAGACGACGCCAAGCGCTCGCCCGGCCGGCTGGCGCGGCACTACTCGCCGGAAGCTCCGGTGCGGTTGAACGTTCAGGCGCCGGAGGCCGGTGAGGCTTATCTGGCCTTCGGTCCGACCTCGGTCACCGGCAATGTCGTGAATCTCAGCGCGACGGGCGATCTGCGCGAAGCCGCCGCCAACCTCTTCGCCTACTTGCGCGCCGCCGATCGCACGGCGCCCACCGCCATCGCCGTCGCCCCCATTCCCGCCGAGGGCCTGGGCGAGGCTATCAACGACCGCCTGATCCGCGCCGCCGGCTACGTCGGCTGA